One genomic window of Thermus islandicus DSM 21543 includes the following:
- a CDS encoding alpha-hydroxy-acid oxidizing protein gives MLGRSVQQRIYLEGLLGRKPPVPVHPEALEEAARKRMSPEAFAYVAGGAGLERTMAANRQAFDRYRLLPRMLRGAKPPGLEGELWGRRWAAPLFLCPIGVLELAHPEADLAAARAAARTGVPFMVSNQSSYPLERVVAAAREANPEAVVFFQLYHSSDRRVVQSFLRRAEEAGCAGVVLTVDTVQLGWRPRDLDLAHLPFLKGQGMAQYLTDPAFLGALDEPLEGPAFRPKPTLALLTNLLALRQTGKRYGLDLSRMQKAVRRFVATYSFPELSWEEVERVREATRLPLLLKGLLHPEDAVKAVALGVDGVYVSNHGGRQVDGSLAALEALPLLAQAVGEQVPLLLDSGVRTGADAVKALALGARAVGLGRPYVYGLALKGEEGVRAVLAHFLAELELTLALSGVRSLAELGPHLLVKETPPPQEGGGPKGSAPTPGPPRSP, from the coding sequence ATGCTGGGAAGGAGCGTGCAGCAGCGGATCTACCTGGAGGGCCTCTTGGGGCGGAAGCCCCCGGTCCCCGTCCATCCCGAGGCCCTGGAGGAGGCGGCGAGGAAGCGGATGTCCCCCGAGGCCTTCGCCTACGTGGCGGGGGGGGCGGGGCTGGAAAGGACCATGGCCGCGAACCGCCAGGCCTTTGACCGCTACCGCCTCCTCCCCCGGATGCTCCGGGGGGCCAAGCCCCCGGGCCTCGAGGGGGAGCTTTGGGGGCGCCGGTGGGCCGCCCCCCTCTTCCTCTGCCCCATTGGGGTTTTAGAGCTCGCCCACCCCGAGGCCGACCTGGCCGCGGCCCGGGCGGCGGCCCGCACAGGGGTGCCCTTCATGGTTTCCAACCAGAGCTCCTACCCCCTGGAGCGGGTGGTGGCGGCGGCCCGGGAGGCCAACCCCGAGGCGGTGGTCTTCTTCCAGCTCTACCACTCCAGCGACCGGCGGGTGGTGCAAAGCTTCCTGCGCCGGGCGGAGGAGGCGGGGTGCGCCGGGGTGGTCCTCACCGTGGACACGGTCCAGCTGGGCTGGCGCCCCCGGGACCTGGACCTGGCCCACCTCCCCTTCCTCAAGGGGCAGGGCATGGCCCAGTACCTCACCGACCCCGCCTTTTTAGGGGCCCTGGACGAGCCCCTGGAGGGCCCCGCTTTCCGCCCCAAGCCCACCCTGGCCCTTCTCACGAACCTCCTCGCCCTCAGGCAGACGGGGAAGCGCTATGGGCTGGACCTTTCCCGGATGCAGAAGGCCGTGCGCCGCTTCGTGGCCACCTACTCCTTCCCCGAGCTCTCCTGGGAGGAGGTGGAGAGGGTCCGGGAGGCCACCCGCCTGCCCCTCCTCCTCAAGGGCCTCCTCCACCCGGAGGACGCCGTAAAGGCGGTGGCCTTGGGGGTGGACGGGGTCTACGTCTCCAACCACGGGGGAAGGCAGGTGGACGGGAGCCTGGCCGCCCTCGAGGCCCTGCCCCTCCTCGCCCAGGCGGTAGGGGAGCAGGTCCCCCTCCTCCTGGACAGCGGCGTCCGCACCGGGGCGGATGCGGTCAAGGCCCTGGCCCTGGGGGCCCGGGCGGTGGGCCTAGGAAGGCCCTACGTCTACGGCCTGGCCCTCAAGGGCGAGGAAGGGGTCAGGGCGGTCCTCGCCCACTTTCTGGCCGAGCTGGAGCTCACCCTCGCCCTCTCGGGGGTAAGAAGCCTGGCGGAGCTCGGCCCCCACCTCCTCGTCAAGGAAACCCCCCCGCCCCAGGAGGGCGGGGGGCCTAAGGGGTCCGCCCCTACTCCTGGGCCACCACGTTCACCTTGA
- a CDS encoding SDR family oxidoreductase, whose amino-acid sequence MARSVLITGAGSGIGLATARLLAARGFRVYGGVRRPEDAKALEALGVEPLFLDVTREEDLLRARERLEGEGLYGLVANAGLAVAGPLELVPVSAFREALEANVLGAFATVKAFLPLLRASRGRIVLMGSVSGLVALPLMGPYAASKFALEALADALRVELLPFGVKVALIEPGSVATPIWERSLKRAEGYLEPPPPGTEGVYGRYLEVARRLAEGNARRGLPPERVAEAVYRALTEPRPKARYLVAHPARARETRLLRLLPAPLRDRLVARFLGA is encoded by the coding sequence ATGGCGAGGTCCGTCCTCATTACCGGGGCCGGAAGCGGGATCGGCCTGGCCACGGCGAGGCTTTTGGCCGCCCGGGGCTTCCGCGTCTACGGCGGGGTGCGCCGGCCGGAGGACGCCAAGGCCCTGGAGGCCTTGGGGGTGGAGCCCCTCTTTCTGGATGTGACCCGGGAGGAGGACCTCCTCCGGGCCAGGGAGCGCCTGGAGGGCGAAGGCCTTTACGGCCTAGTGGCCAACGCCGGCCTCGCCGTGGCGGGGCCCTTGGAGCTCGTGCCGGTCTCGGCCTTCCGGGAAGCCCTCGAGGCGAACGTCCTGGGGGCCTTCGCCACGGTGAAGGCCTTTCTCCCCCTCCTTAGGGCCTCCCGGGGCCGGATCGTCCTCATGGGCTCCGTCTCCGGTCTCGTGGCCCTGCCCCTCATGGGCCCCTATGCGGCGAGCAAGTTCGCCCTCGAGGCCCTGGCCGATGCCCTTCGGGTGGAGCTCCTCCCCTTCGGGGTCAAGGTGGCCCTCATTGAGCCCGGCTCGGTAGCCACGCCCATCTGGGAGCGCTCCTTAAAGCGGGCCGAGGGGTATTTGGAGCCCCCGCCCCCGGGGACCGAGGGGGTCTACGGCCGTTACCTGGAGGTGGCCCGGAGGCTTGCCGAGGGGAACGCCAGGCGGGGGCTCCCCCCGGAGCGGGTGGCGGAGGCGGTCTACCGGGCCCTCACCGAGCCCAGGCCAAAGGCCCGCTACCTGGTGGCCCACCCCGCCCGGGCCCGGGAGACCCGGCTCCTCCGGCTCCTCCCCGCCCCCCTCCGGGACCGGCTCGTGGCCCGCTTCCTCGGGGCCTAG
- the lipB gene encoding lipoyl(octanoyl) transferase LipB: MEFLVEDLGLLPYGEAWAYQKAVHREVVEGSRPPTLLLLEHPRVITLGRKATGENLLFPEGWYRENGFELYWVERGGDVTYHGPGQLVGYPIFPVGREVRRFLRQLEEAIVRVAAGYGIPAYPTPGYAGVWVGEEKLCAIGVAVKEGVSFHGFALNVNTDLNDFTVIVPCGLKGKGVTSLERLLGRRVPMEEAKDRVVQAFAQVFGMEPVRRKGHETQV; this comes from the coding sequence GTGGAGTTCCTGGTGGAGGACCTAGGCCTTTTGCCCTACGGGGAGGCCTGGGCATACCAGAAGGCGGTGCACCGCGAGGTGGTAGAGGGAAGCCGCCCCCCTACCCTCCTCCTCCTGGAGCACCCCCGGGTCATCACCTTAGGCCGGAAGGCCACGGGGGAGAACCTCCTCTTCCCGGAGGGCTGGTACCGGGAAAACGGTTTTGAGCTCTACTGGGTGGAGCGCGGTGGGGACGTCACCTACCACGGGCCCGGGCAACTGGTGGGCTACCCCATCTTCCCCGTGGGCCGGGAGGTGCGCCGCTTCCTAAGGCAGCTGGAGGAGGCCATCGTGCGGGTGGCGGCGGGCTACGGGATCCCGGCCTACCCCACCCCGGGCTATGCCGGGGTCTGGGTGGGGGAGGAGAAGCTCTGCGCCATCGGGGTGGCGGTGAAGGAGGGGGTGAGCTTTCACGGTTTCGCCCTGAACGTGAACACCGACCTCAACGACTTCACCGTCATCGTCCCCTGCGGCCTCAAGGGGAAGGGGGTCACCTCCCTGGAAAGGCTTCTCGGCAGGAGAGTGCCCATGGAGGAGGCCAAGGACCGGGTGGTGCAGGCCTTTGCCCAGGTCTTCGGCATGGAGCCTGTGAGGAGGAAGGGGCATGAAACCCAGGTTTGA
- the lipA gene encoding lipoyl synthase — MKPRFETVELLSPTGEVVELKVVKRGLAQARPEPVDRNKPAWIKAPLPTGARYQALRQMVQELKLHTVCQEALCPNIGECWTHGTLTVMLLGDICTRACKFCAVHTGNPRGLVDPEEPRRVAEAIARMGVRYVVLTSVDRDDLEDGGASHFAATIRAIKERAPGVLVEALTPDFQGDLKAVETVLAANPEVYAQNLETVRRLTPRVRDPRAGYEQTLRVLAHAKRVRPDILTKSSLMLGLGETEEELLEAMRDLRAVGVDILTLGQYLRPTPAHLPVARYVPPEDFQKYAAWGYELGFREVFAGPLVRSSYRADRVFLEAKAR, encoded by the coding sequence ATGAAACCCAGGTTTGAAACGGTGGAGCTCCTCTCCCCCACGGGGGAGGTGGTGGAGCTCAAGGTGGTGAAGCGGGGCCTGGCCCAGGCGCGGCCCGAGCCCGTGGACCGGAACAAGCCCGCCTGGATCAAGGCTCCCCTGCCCACGGGCGCCCGCTACCAGGCCTTGAGGCAGATGGTGCAGGAGCTGAAGCTCCACACCGTCTGCCAGGAGGCCCTGTGCCCCAACATCGGGGAGTGCTGGACCCATGGCACCCTCACGGTGATGCTCCTGGGGGACATCTGCACCCGGGCCTGCAAGTTCTGCGCCGTCCACACGGGAAACCCCAGGGGCCTCGTGGACCCGGAGGAGCCTAGGCGAGTGGCCGAGGCCATCGCCCGCATGGGGGTGCGGTACGTGGTCTTAACCAGCGTGGACCGGGACGACCTAGAGGATGGCGGCGCCTCCCACTTCGCCGCCACCATCCGGGCCATCAAGGAAAGGGCCCCCGGGGTCCTGGTGGAGGCCCTAACGCCCGACTTCCAGGGAGACCTCAAAGCGGTGGAGACGGTTCTTGCGGCGAACCCCGAGGTCTACGCCCAGAACCTGGAGACGGTGCGCCGCCTCACCCCCAGGGTCCGGGACCCCCGGGCGGGGTACGAGCAGACCCTAAGGGTCCTGGCCCACGCCAAAAGGGTCCGGCCCGATATCCTCACCAAAAGTAGCCTCATGCTGGGGCTAGGGGAGACGGAGGAGGAGCTCCTCGAGGCCATGCGGGACCTGCGCGCCGTGGGGGTGGACATCCTCACCCTGGGCCAGTACCTCAGGCCCACCCCCGCCCACCTTCCCGTAGCCCGCTACGTCCCCCCCGAGGACTTCCAGAAGTACGCCGCCTGGGGGTACGAGCTGGGCTTCCGCGAGGTCTTCGCCGGGCCTTTGGTGCGGAGCTCCTACCGGGCGGACCGGGTCTTCCTGGAGGCCAAGGCGCGGTGA
- a CDS encoding DUF3054 domain-containing protein — protein sequence MRLFLLDLLALLLFAGAGLLSHGQPLSLAGFARNVLPVLFVWLLLSPFLGTYRRPTWGNLLLTWLLAFPAGLWLRQMALGGAFGAGFFVFLGVAMGFSLLFLLLLRGLAKALRLW from the coding sequence GTGAGGCTTTTCCTCCTGGACCTCCTCGCCCTCCTCCTCTTCGCTGGGGCAGGGCTCCTTTCCCACGGCCAGCCCCTAAGCCTGGCGGGGTTCGCCCGGAACGTCCTCCCCGTGCTCTTCGTGTGGCTCCTCCTAAGCCCCTTCCTCGGCACCTACCGCCGCCCCACCTGGGGAAACCTCCTCCTCACCTGGCTCCTGGCCTTCCCGGCGGGGTTATGGCTTAGGCAGATGGCCCTGGGCGGGGCCTTCGGGGCGGGGTTTTTCGTCTTCCTGGGGGTGGCCATGGGCTTCAGCCTCCTCTTCCTCCTCCTTCTCCGGGGCCTCGCCAAGGCCCTTCGCCTCTGGTAA
- a CDS encoding NAD(P)-dependent oxidoreductase — translation MEKVAFLGLGAMGYPMAGHLARRFPTLVWNRTFAKALRHQAEFGSEAVPLERVAEALVVFTCLPTTKEVAEVAEALLPHLRQGTYWVDATSGEPEASRRLAERLKEKGVTYLDAPVSGGTSGAEAGTLTVMLGGPEEAVERVRPYLAYAKKVVHVGPVGAGHAVKAVNNALLAVNLWAAGEGLLALVKQGVSAERALEAINASSGRSNATENLIPQRVLTRAFPKTFALGLLVKDLGIAMGVLDGEKAPSPLLRLTREVYEMAKRELGLEADHVEALRLLERWGGAEIR, via the coding sequence ATGGAAAAGGTGGCCTTCCTCGGTCTTGGGGCCATGGGCTACCCCATGGCGGGGCACCTGGCGCGGCGCTTTCCCACCCTGGTCTGGAACCGGACCTTTGCCAAGGCCCTAAGGCACCAGGCGGAGTTCGGCTCCGAGGCCGTGCCCCTGGAGCGGGTGGCCGAGGCCCTGGTGGTCTTCACCTGCCTGCCCACCACCAAGGAGGTGGCGGAGGTGGCCGAGGCCCTCCTGCCCCACCTCCGGCAGGGCACCTACTGGGTGGACGCCACGAGCGGGGAGCCCGAGGCGAGCCGGAGGCTCGCCGAGCGCCTGAAGGAGAAGGGCGTCACCTACCTGGACGCCCCCGTCTCGGGGGGCACCTCGGGGGCCGAGGCGGGCACCCTCACGGTGATGCTGGGGGGCCCCGAGGAGGCGGTGGAGCGGGTGCGGCCCTACCTCGCCTACGCCAAGAAGGTGGTCCACGTGGGGCCCGTGGGGGCGGGGCACGCGGTGAAGGCGGTCAACAACGCCCTCCTCGCCGTAAACCTCTGGGCGGCGGGGGAGGGGCTTTTGGCCCTGGTGAAGCAGGGGGTTTCGGCGGAGCGGGCCCTCGAGGCCATCAACGCCTCCTCAGGCCGCTCCAACGCCACGGAGAACCTGATCCCCCAAAGGGTCCTCACCCGCGCCTTCCCCAAGACCTTTGCCCTGGGGCTTCTGGTGAAGGACCTGGGCATCGCCATGGGGGTTCTGGACGGGGAGAAGGCCCCAAGCCCCCTCCTGCGCCTCACCCGGGAGGTCTACGAGATGGCCAAGCGGGAGCTCGGCCTCGAGGCCGACCACGTGGAGGCCCTGAGGCTTTTGGAGCGCTGGGGCGGGGCAGAGATCCGCTAG
- the lpdA gene encoding dihydrolipoyl dehydrogenase translates to MERYDLIVIGTGPGGYHAAIRAAQLGLKVLAVEAAEVGGVCLNVGCIPTKALLHAAETLHHLKVAEGFGLKAKPELDPRKLGAWRDQVVGRLTGGVGTLLKGNKVDLARGFARFTGPKEIEVEGKRYGARTFILATGSEPASLKGFPFGEDVWDSTRALKVEEGIPKRLLVIGGGAVGLEFGQIYRRLGAEVTLIEYMPEILPAGDPETAGLLRRALEKEGIRVLTGTKAVGYERQKDGLHVALEPAQGGKGETLVVDKILVAVGRKPRTEGLGLEKAGVAVDEKGFVKVNQKMETTASGIYAIGDVARPPLLAHKAMKEGLVAAENAAGKESAFDYQVPSVVYTSPEWAGVGLTEEEARRAGYKVKVGKFPLAASGRALTLGGAEGMVKVVGDAETDLLLGVFLVGPQAGELIAEATLALEMGATVTDLALTVHAHPTLSEGLMEAAEAFHKQAIHILNR, encoded by the coding sequence ATGGAGCGCTACGACCTAATCGTCATCGGTACGGGCCCCGGGGGGTACCACGCCGCCATAAGGGCGGCCCAGCTCGGCCTGAAGGTGCTGGCGGTGGAGGCCGCCGAGGTGGGGGGCGTCTGCCTCAACGTGGGCTGCATCCCCACCAAGGCCCTCCTCCACGCCGCCGAGACCCTCCACCACCTCAAGGTGGCCGAGGGCTTCGGCCTGAAGGCCAAGCCCGAGCTGGATCCAAGGAAGCTTGGGGCCTGGCGGGATCAGGTGGTGGGGAGGCTCACCGGGGGCGTGGGCACCCTCCTCAAGGGCAACAAGGTGGACCTCGCCCGGGGCTTCGCCCGTTTCACCGGTCCCAAGGAGATAGAGGTGGAGGGGAAGCGCTACGGGGCGAGGACCTTCATCCTGGCCACGGGGAGCGAACCCGCAAGCCTAAAGGGCTTTCCCTTCGGCGAAGACGTCTGGGACTCCACCCGGGCCCTGAAGGTGGAGGAGGGCATCCCCAAGAGGCTCCTCGTCATCGGGGGCGGGGCGGTGGGACTGGAGTTCGGCCAGATCTACCGCCGCCTTGGGGCTGAGGTGACCCTCATTGAGTACATGCCGGAGATCCTCCCCGCCGGGGACCCCGAGACCGCAGGCCTCCTAAGGCGCGCCCTGGAGAAGGAGGGGATCCGGGTCCTAACCGGCACCAAGGCGGTAGGGTATGAGAGGCAAAAGGACGGGCTCCACGTGGCCCTCGAGCCCGCCCAGGGGGGCAAGGGGGAAACCCTGGTGGTGGACAAGATCCTGGTGGCCGTGGGCCGGAAGCCCCGCACCGAGGGCCTCGGCCTGGAAAAGGCGGGGGTGGCGGTGGACGAAAAGGGCTTCGTTAAGGTGAACCAGAAGATGGAAACCACCGCCTCCGGAATCTACGCCATCGGGGACGTGGCCCGTCCACCCCTCCTCGCCCACAAGGCCATGAAGGAAGGCCTGGTGGCGGCGGAGAACGCCGCGGGCAAGGAGAGCGCCTTTGACTACCAGGTCCCGAGCGTGGTCTACACCTCCCCCGAGTGGGCGGGGGTCGGCCTCACGGAGGAGGAGGCGAGGAGGGCCGGGTACAAGGTGAAGGTGGGGAAGTTCCCCTTGGCCGCCAGTGGCCGGGCCCTCACCCTGGGCGGGGCCGAGGGAATGGTCAAGGTGGTGGGGGACGCGGAAACCGACCTCCTCCTCGGGGTCTTCCTCGTGGGCCCCCAGGCCGGGGAGCTCATCGCCGAGGCCACCCTGGCCCTGGAGATGGGGGCCACGGTCACGGACCTCGCCCTCACCGTGCACGCCCACCCCACCCTCTCCGAGGGGCTCATGGAGGCGGCGGAGGCCTTCCACAAGCAGGCCATCCACATCCTGAACCGCTAG
- a CDS encoding dihydrolipoamide acetyltransferase family protein gives MAKEILMPELAESVVEGEILKWLVEEGDYLKKDQPFVEVMTDKVTVELPSPYEGVLLKKLAKEGEVVKVHAPIALLAEPGEAVEGVKEAPPVQAVEERSIVEPGLPPKEQKEDLSLFKPDPTQVTVKNPFLAEKPKEEVRTGRVLAVPAARKLARELGIPIEEVPGSGPMGRVRVEDVRAYAASRKAPPAPAEATREPEAPAPGFPPPPRYAPPKGYEALEERMPLRGIRRSIAQGLWQSHLYTVRTLNVDEADLTELVHLRERLKPEAERQGVKLTYLPFIVKAVVRSLKKFPMLNTSLDEERQEIVYKRYYHIGLAVATERGLIVPVLKDADRKSVLELAKEIAELSQKAREGRLAPEEVSGSTFTITNIGSVGATLSFPIIHLPDAAILGVHSIRKRPWVMPDGSIQARDIMFLSLSFDHRLVDGAEAAMFTREVIRLLENPDLLLLEM, from the coding sequence ATGGCCAAGGAAATCCTCATGCCCGAGCTCGCCGAAAGCGTGGTGGAAGGCGAGATCCTCAAGTGGCTGGTGGAGGAGGGAGACTACCTCAAGAAGGACCAACCCTTCGTGGAGGTCATGACCGACAAGGTCACGGTGGAGCTACCCTCGCCCTACGAGGGGGTGCTCCTGAAGAAGCTCGCCAAGGAGGGGGAGGTGGTGAAGGTCCACGCCCCCATCGCCCTCCTCGCCGAGCCCGGGGAGGCGGTGGAGGGGGTGAAGGAGGCCCCCCCGGTCCAGGCGGTGGAGGAGCGCTCCATCGTGGAGCCGGGGCTTCCTCCTAAGGAGCAAAAGGAGGACCTCTCCCTCTTCAAGCCGGACCCCACCCAGGTGACCGTAAAAAATCCCTTCCTCGCCGAAAAACCCAAGGAGGAGGTCCGGACAGGGAGGGTGCTGGCCGTCCCCGCCGCGAGAAAGCTCGCCCGGGAGCTCGGGATCCCCATTGAGGAGGTGCCGGGATCGGGGCCCATGGGCAGGGTCCGGGTGGAGGACGTGCGGGCCTATGCGGCAAGCCGCAAGGCCCCACCCGCCCCCGCCGAGGCCACCCGGGAGCCCGAGGCGCCGGCCCCCGGTTTCCCGCCCCCGCCCAGGTACGCCCCGCCCAAGGGGTACGAGGCCCTGGAGGAGCGGATGCCCCTTAGGGGCATCCGCCGCAGCATCGCCCAGGGGCTCTGGCAGAGCCACCTCTACACCGTGCGCACCCTGAACGTGGACGAGGCGGACCTCACGGAGCTCGTCCACTTGCGCGAGCGGCTCAAGCCCGAGGCCGAGCGCCAGGGGGTAAAGCTCACCTACTTGCCCTTCATCGTCAAGGCGGTGGTGCGCTCCCTGAAGAAGTTCCCCATGCTCAACACCAGCCTGGACGAGGAGAGGCAGGAGATCGTCTACAAGCGCTACTACCACATCGGCCTCGCCGTGGCCACGGAAAGGGGCCTCATCGTGCCTGTGCTGAAGGACGCCGACCGGAAGAGCGTCCTGGAGCTCGCCAAGGAGATCGCGGAGCTCTCCCAAAAGGCGCGGGAAGGCCGCCTCGCCCCCGAGGAGGTCTCGGGCTCCACCTTCACCATCACCAACATCGGCTCCGTGGGGGCCACCTTGAGCTTCCCCATCATCCACCTGCCCGATGCGGCCATCCTTGGGGTGCACTCCATAAGGAAGCGCCCCTGGGTCATGCCGGACGGCTCCATCCAAGCGCGGGACATCATGTTCCTCTCCCTCTCCTTTGACCACCGCCTGGTGGACGGGGCGGAGGCGGCCATGTTCACCCGGGAGGTCATAAGGCTCCTGGAAAACCCCGACCTCTTGCTTCTGGAAATGTAG
- a CDS encoding type II toxin-antitoxin system HicA family toxin produces the protein MKLPRDLTGEELVQKLARLGYQVERQTGSHVRMVWKGPKGERAVTIPLYRPLKVGTLAGILRAVAEARGVDRKTLERLLDL, from the coding sequence GTGAAGCTTCCCCGCGACCTCACCGGGGAGGAGCTCGTCCAAAAACTGGCCCGCCTGGGCTACCAGGTAGAGCGGCAAACGGGAAGCCACGTGCGCATGGTCTGGAAAGGCCCAAAGGGTGAACGCGCCGTCACCATCCCCCTGTACCGGCCGCTGAAGGTAGGTACCTTGGCCGGAATCCTGAGGGCGGTGGCGGAGGCCCGTGGCGTGGACCGCAAAACCCTTGAGCGCCTTTTGGACCTGTAG
- a CDS encoding 2-oxoisovalerate dehydrogenase E1 subunit beta, which yields MPREVIFLVEEAEEGGFVARALGEAIFTEGETWEELKEMVRDAVRCHFGEEAPPIIRLHFVREEVLVP from the coding sequence ATGCCGAGGGAAGTCATCTTCTTGGTGGAAGAGGCAGAAGAGGGGGGGTTCGTGGCACGGGCCCTGGGAGAAGCCATCTTCACGGAGGGAGAAACCTGGGAGGAACTCAAGGAGATGGTGCGGGACGCGGTGCGGTGCCACTTCGGCGAAGAAGCCCCCCCCATCATCCGCCTGCACTTCGTCCGCGAGGAGGTCCTGGTCCCGTGA
- a CDS encoding alpha-ketoacid dehydrogenase subunit beta, giving the protein MAVMTMVQALNRALDEEMAKDPKVVVLGEDVGKRGGVFLVTEGLLQKYGRDRVLDTPLSEAAILGAALGMAVHGLRPVAEIQFADYVFPGFDQLVSQVAKLRYRSGGQFAAPLVVRMPSGGGVRGGHHHSQSPEAHFVHTAGLKVVAVSTPYDAKGLLKAAIRDEDPVVFLEPKRLYRSVKEEVPEEDYTLPIGKAALRREGKDLSLIGYGAVMPEVLQAAEELAKAGVFAEVLDLRSLMPWDYEAVMHSVAKTGRAVLVADAPRHASFLSEVAATIAEDILDMLLAPPLRVTGFDTPYPYAQDKLYMPTVTRILNAAKRALDY; this is encoded by the coding sequence ATGGCCGTGATGACCATGGTGCAGGCCCTGAACCGGGCCCTGGACGAGGAGATGGCCAAAGACCCCAAGGTGGTGGTCCTGGGGGAGGACGTGGGGAAGCGAGGTGGGGTCTTCTTGGTCACCGAGGGCCTTCTCCAGAAGTACGGCCGCGACCGGGTCCTGGACACCCCCCTCTCCGAGGCGGCCATCCTCGGGGCCGCCCTCGGCATGGCCGTCCACGGCCTGAGGCCCGTGGCCGAGATCCAGTTCGCCGACTACGTCTTCCCGGGCTTTGACCAGCTCGTAAGCCAGGTGGCCAAGCTTCGCTACCGCTCCGGGGGCCAGTTCGCCGCCCCCTTGGTGGTGCGGATGCCCTCGGGGGGCGGGGTGAGGGGCGGGCACCACCACTCCCAAAGCCCCGAGGCCCACTTCGTCCACACCGCCGGGCTCAAGGTGGTGGCCGTCTCCACCCCCTACGACGCCAAGGGGCTTCTGAAGGCGGCCATCCGGGACGAGGACCCCGTGGTCTTCCTAGAGCCCAAGAGGCTCTACCGCTCGGTGAAGGAGGAGGTGCCCGAGGAGGACTACACCCTTCCCATCGGCAAGGCCGCCCTGAGGCGGGAGGGAAAGGACCTCAGCCTCATCGGCTACGGCGCCGTGATGCCCGAGGTCTTGCAGGCGGCGGAGGAGCTCGCCAAGGCCGGGGTCTTTGCCGAGGTCTTGGACCTAAGGAGCCTCATGCCCTGGGACTACGAGGCGGTGATGCACTCCGTGGCCAAGACGGGCCGGGCGGTCCTGGTGGCCGACGCCCCCCGCCACGCGAGCTTCCTGAGCGAGGTAGCGGCCACCATCGCCGAGGACATCCTGGACATGCTCCTCGCCCCGCCCCTCCGGGTCACGGGGTTTGACACCCCCTACCCTTACGCCCAAGACAAGCTCTACATGCCCACCGTCACCCGCATCCTGAACGCCGCCAAGCGGGCGCTAGACTACTGA
- a CDS encoding thiamine pyrophosphate-dependent dehydrogenase E1 component subunit alpha: protein MVKDTRRFQPFTQEPIRLMGEKGEWLGDFPLDLEEDKLRRLYRDMLAARMLDERYTILIRTGKTSFIAPAAGHEAAQVAIAHALRPGFDWVFPYYRDHGLALALGVPLKELFGQMLATRADPNKGRQMPEHPGSKALNLFTVASPIASHVPPAAGAAISMKLLRTGQVAVCTFGDGATSEGDWYAGINFAAVQGAPAVFIAENNFYAISVDYRRQTHSPTLADKAHAFGIPGYLVDGMDVLASYYVVKEAVERARMGEGPSLVELRVYRYGPHSSADDDSRYRPKEEVETWRKRDPIPRFRRFLEAKGLWNEEWEENLKEELREELEKALKEAEEAGPVPPEWMLDDVLSEKPWHLKRQEALLKEEL from the coding sequence ATGGTCAAGGACACCCGCCGGTTCCAGCCCTTCACCCAGGAGCCCATAAGGCTTATGGGGGAGAAGGGGGAGTGGCTGGGGGACTTTCCCCTGGACCTCGAGGAGGACAAGCTAAGAAGGCTCTACCGGGACATGCTGGCCGCCCGGATGCTGGACGAGCGCTACACCATCCTCATCCGCACGGGCAAGACCAGCTTCATCGCCCCCGCTGCGGGGCACGAGGCCGCCCAGGTGGCCATCGCCCACGCCCTAAGGCCCGGCTTTGACTGGGTCTTCCCCTACTACCGGGACCACGGCCTGGCCCTGGCCCTGGGGGTACCCCTTAAGGAGCTCTTCGGCCAGATGCTCGCCACCCGGGCCGACCCCAACAAGGGCCGCCAGATGCCCGAGCACCCCGGCTCCAAGGCCCTCAACCTCTTCACCGTGGCGAGCCCCATCGCCTCCCACGTGCCCCCCGCCGCGGGGGCCGCCATCAGCATGAAGCTCCTGCGCACGGGGCAGGTGGCGGTCTGCACCTTCGGGGACGGGGCCACGAGCGAGGGGGACTGGTACGCGGGGATCAACTTCGCCGCCGTGCAGGGGGCGCCCGCGGTCTTCATCGCCGAGAACAACTTCTACGCCATCAGCGTGGACTACCGCCGCCAGACCCACAGCCCCACCCTCGCCGACAAGGCCCACGCCTTCGGCATCCCCGGCTACCTGGTGGACGGGATGGACGTGCTGGCGAGCTACTACGTGGTCAAGGAGGCGGTGGAGCGGGCCAGGATGGGGGAAGGCCCGAGCCTGGTGGAGCTCAGGGTCTACCGCTACGGGCCCCACTCCTCCGCCGACGACGACAGCCGCTACCGGCCCAAGGAGGAGGTAGAGACCTGGCGGAAGAGGGACCCCATTCCCCGCTTCCGGCGCTTCCTCGAGGCCAAAGGCCTCTGGAACGAGGAGTGGGAGGAGAACCTCAAGGAGGAGCTCCGCGAGGAGCTGGAAAAGGCCCTGAAGGAGGCGGAGGAGGCGGGGCCTGTGCCGCCCGAGTGGATGTTGGACGACGTCCTTTCCGAGAAGCCCTGGCACCTTAAGAGGCAGGAGGCCCTCCTCAAGGAGGAGCTCTAA